The following are encoded in a window of Ferribacterium limneticum genomic DNA:
- a CDS encoding flagellar motor protein, with the protein MDKISLAGLAISIVAIIGGQYLEGGSIGSLVQPTALLIVLGGTLGAVLLQSPIHIFKRGMKMAKWVWIPPVIEQKRQIEQILNWSQMSRREGLLALENYIPGIKDEFARKGLQLLVDGADPERIRELLEVEIGTFEDEWRQSAKIWDAAGGYSPTIGILGAVMGLIHVMENLSDPTKLGGGIAVAFVATIYGVGLANLVYLPIAAKLKYYVMRMVSSREMLVDGLVGIAVGDNPRIIEGRLKGYLH; encoded by the coding sequence GTGGATAAGATCAGCCTCGCGGGTCTCGCAATAAGTATCGTGGCTATCATTGGGGGGCAATACCTTGAGGGCGGAAGTATTGGTTCTCTAGTTCAGCCAACAGCGCTGTTGATCGTGCTTGGTGGTACGTTGGGTGCGGTGTTGCTGCAAAGTCCGATTCATATCTTCAAGCGTGGAATGAAGATGGCTAAATGGGTTTGGATACCCCCGGTTATTGAGCAGAAGCGCCAGATAGAACAGATTCTCAACTGGAGCCAGATGTCACGTCGCGAGGGGTTGTTGGCCCTTGAAAACTATATCCCGGGTATAAAGGATGAATTTGCGCGAAAGGGCTTGCAGCTCTTGGTTGATGGCGCTGATCCGGAGCGAATCCGGGAATTGCTGGAAGTCGAGATAGGCACCTTCGAAGATGAGTGGCGCCAGTCAGCGAAAATATGGGATGCAGCCGGTGGCTATTCCCCGACGATCGGCATCCTGGGGGCTGTAATGGGGCTGATTCATGTCATGGAAAACCTTTCCGATCCCACAAAGCTTGGTGGCGGCATAGCGGTCGCGTTTGTTGCGACAATCTATGGCGTTGGCTTGGCCAACCTTGTATATCTGCCTATTGCCGCCAAGCTAAAATACTACGTGATGCGCATGGTTTCATCGCGGGAAATGCTTGTTGATGGTCTTGTTGGTATCGCTGTCGGTGATAATCCGCGGATCATCGAGGGGCGCCTGAAAGGCTATCTTCACTAA
- the motD gene encoding flagellar motor protein MotD gives MARKRREEEHENHERWLVSYADFITLLFAFFVVMYAVSSVNEGKYKVLSNSLTNAFKNKTGEPGGQPIAVMPGALPMPPRPVIKVDKAPETAKNEAKKAEQRQKMKNVAGDIMDALQPLVAAGKVRLLETSRGVTIEINDSVLFSAGQARLQPASISAMGVIAQVLASTDFPITIEGHTDNVPIATPQFPSNWELSAMRATTVLRLFNDGGVGAERLTAIGYGETRPVETNTTPEGRARNRRVSIMIDSNRPEEPTEINEVPKVPNR, from the coding sequence ATGGCCCGCAAGCGCCGTGAGGAGGAGCATGAAAACCACGAACGCTGGCTAGTTTCCTACGCCGATTTCATTACCCTGTTGTTTGCATTTTTTGTGGTCATGTACGCTGTTTCGTCGGTGAATGAGGGTAAATATAAGGTCCTGTCAAATTCGCTGACCAATGCATTCAAAAATAAAACCGGAGAGCCGGGGGGGCAGCCAATTGCTGTCATGCCAGGCGCGCTTCCTATGCCGCCACGGCCGGTGATCAAAGTTGACAAGGCGCCCGAGACTGCCAAGAACGAGGCTAAGAAAGCCGAGCAACGCCAAAAGATGAAGAATGTGGCTGGCGACATTATGGATGCGCTACAGCCTCTTGTTGCGGCAGGGAAAGTTCGGCTACTCGAGACCAGTCGCGGGGTGACCATCGAAATTAACGATAGCGTGCTTTTTTCTGCAGGACAGGCACGTCTTCAACCTGCCTCAATAAGCGCCATGGGCGTAATAGCTCAGGTGCTTGCGAGTACGGATTTCCCGATCACAATCGAGGGGCATACCGACAACGTGCCGATTGCTACGCCCCAATTTCCGTCCAACTGGGAGTTGTCCGCCATGCGTGCGACAACGGTACTTCGGCTTTTTAATGACGGGGGAGTCGGCGCGGAGCGATTAACGGCAATCGGGTATGGTGAAACCAGGCCAGTGGAGACAAACACAACGCCGGAGGGACGGGCCAGGAACCGCCGCGTCAGTATCATGATTGACTCTAACCGCCCGGAAGAGCCTACGGAAATCAACGAAGTGCCCAAGGTGCCAAATCGTTGA
- a CDS encoding MinD/ParA family ATP-binding protein yields the protein MADFRVDQAAGLRRLLGGGQQLQVVTFVAGCDGVGRSVAVANIGVALARLGKEVLIIDEHVQGDDIASTFGMTAKHDLLNVVQREMPLSQVVLQPMLGLRVLPAARAARKLGRLSLPQQQTLLDAMSGLERPIDVILVDASMAHPNGFSPFGLVSQEAVVVLSGSSASITEAYSLIKKVSHAFSRKHFRILVNKVRSHADARSIFENIAQVAAQRGVARLDYAGAIPLDEALRQSAQLCRSVLVQAPDSPAAAAFRDIASDMLYWQRSECEAGGVGQFMQQLLHLSQRITPNVLRA from the coding sequence GTGGCTGACTTTCGCGTTGATCAGGCCGCAGGATTGCGCCGCCTATTGGGAGGTGGCCAGCAATTGCAGGTTGTCACTTTTGTTGCTGGATGCGACGGTGTCGGTCGCAGTGTGGCCGTGGCCAATATCGGGGTGGCACTTGCGCGGCTAGGAAAAGAGGTTCTGATCATAGATGAGCATGTGCAAGGTGACGACATCGCGTCTACTTTCGGCATGACTGCCAAGCATGATCTTCTCAATGTTGTACAGCGTGAAATGCCGCTTTCTCAAGTCGTACTTCAGCCGATGTTGGGGCTGCGCGTTCTACCGGCGGCGCGGGCGGCCAGAAAACTGGGGCGACTGTCGTTGCCGCAGCAGCAGACTTTACTCGATGCGATGTCCGGTCTGGAAAGGCCAATTGATGTAATACTGGTCGATGCCAGCATGGCTCACCCAAATGGCTTTTCACCATTTGGGCTGGTTTCTCAGGAGGCGGTAGTGGTGCTTTCCGGGAGTAGTGCCTCGATAACAGAGGCATATTCGCTGATCAAAAAAGTAAGCCATGCTTTTTCGCGGAAGCATTTCCGTATTCTGGTGAACAAAGTTCGTAGTCATGCAGATGCGCGCTCAATCTTCGAGAATATCGCTCAGGTTGCAGCTCAACGCGGTGTTGCTCGCCTTGATTACGCTGGTGCAATACCTCTCGATGAGGCATTGCGGCAGTCGGCGCAGCTATGTCGGTCAGTCCTGGTTCAGGCACCCGACTCGCCGGCGGCGGCGGCATTCCGGGATATAGCTTCGGATATGCTGTACTGGCAGCGCAGTGAGTGCGAGGCCGGAGGTGTCGGTCAGTTCATGCAGCAACTGTTACACTTGAGCCAACGCATAACCCCCAACGTACTACGAGCCTGA
- a CDS encoding flagella synthesis protein FlgN translates to MTIVAKLLKHEAELVIRFRNTLLSEQEILRSGKPDGLAEINAEKLSLVESLNLAGAERARTLSSSDEATIDMQAWFSAHPSEIEAAELWKGLLGTAREARAINELNGNLINVLHQKTSDALSILTQGKVDQSLYSSNGQASQSTGSRIIDSA, encoded by the coding sequence ATGACCATAGTTGCGAAGCTGTTGAAGCACGAGGCCGAACTGGTCATACGCTTCCGAAATACGCTTTTGAGCGAACAGGAAATTCTGCGCTCAGGTAAACCAGATGGCTTGGCTGAAATAAATGCTGAAAAGCTCTCACTCGTCGAGAGCCTGAATCTAGCAGGTGCCGAGCGTGCTCGCACTCTTTCATCAAGCGATGAAGCGACTATCGATATGCAAGCATGGTTTTCGGCCCACCCATCTGAAATAGAAGCAGCTGAGCTTTGGAAGGGGTTACTGGGAACTGCACGTGAAGCACGTGCTATAAATGAGTTAAACGGAAACCTGATTAACGTGCTTCACCAGAAAACCAGCGATGCGCTTTCCATTCTGACACAGGGTAAAGTGGACCAATCGTTGTACAGCAGCAATGGCCAGGCATCCCAGAGTACAGGCAGTCGAATCATCGATTCGGCCTAA
- the flgA gene encoding flagellar basal body P-ring formation chaperone FlgA: MPMRLLALLCLLPHCLLALAADSATILDTAEQHIRLQTKNLSGKTTITMGQFDASKLPPCSALEAFTPQGSKIVGRTHIGVRCLSPNSWTVLVPAQIAVAGNYVTTSRPLIAGQVISQSDLVTLSGDVSHLPAGVASDSSGVVGKTLRNSLGAGQTIRFDQLVAPIVIRQGQTVRVISNGSGFSVSAEGKAINNAALGQPAQIRMNSGQTISGTARADGSVEIDF; the protein is encoded by the coding sequence ATGCCAATGCGTCTCCTTGCCCTGCTTTGCTTGCTCCCCCATTGCCTGCTCGCTCTTGCGGCAGACTCGGCAACCATTCTCGATACAGCGGAACAACACATTCGTCTGCAAACGAAAAATCTTTCCGGCAAAACGACCATCACGATGGGGCAGTTCGATGCCAGCAAACTTCCACCTTGCTCGGCACTCGAGGCGTTTACGCCGCAAGGCAGCAAAATAGTCGGCCGAACTCACATCGGCGTTCGTTGCTTGTCACCAAATAGCTGGACCGTTCTGGTACCGGCTCAAATTGCCGTAGCCGGCAACTATGTCACGACCAGCCGACCATTAATTGCCGGTCAGGTGATCAGCCAATCAGATCTGGTCACACTCAGTGGCGACGTCTCCCATTTGCCGGCCGGCGTGGCCAGCGATTCCTCAGGCGTTGTCGGCAAGACACTTCGCAACTCGCTGGGCGCTGGCCAGACCATACGTTTCGATCAGTTAGTGGCTCCAATCGTAATCCGCCAGGGCCAGACAGTAAGGGTTATCTCCAATGGCAGCGGATTCTCAGTCAGCGCCGAAGGCAAGGCAATCAACAATGCGGCTCTTGGCCAGCCGGCACAGATTCGCATGAATTCTGGCCAGACTATATCTGGCACAGCGCGTGCTGACGGCAGTGTAGAAATAGATTTTTGA
- the flhF gene encoding flagellar biosynthesis protein FlhF yields the protein MNVRKFIAANARDALRKVKETLGNDAIILSNRGVPGGVEIMAVAARDMAMIVPTQVQEKTLQERKVPESHPDDDYRVVLSSARARVSQPPQPTVVPPPSSAQYQAHVSKQAAMLVNAGIPRTGAMRQMEHGRPSPTTAAPSRVAPISTPPASAAVQTSVPRRPEAEVVPMEVMDEIRSLRKIVEQHLAGFAWGESARSEPVKTDILRQMLDAGFSPQFSRELLSDLPREMNGLEAMAWVKGAADRSLLTIGNENDIVDRGGVYALVGPTGVGKTTTTAKLAARCVLRHGPSKVALVTTDGYRIGAHEQLRIYGRILGVSVHLVKDANELRQTLIELQHKHMVLIDTMGMSQRDKLVPELTDMLSGCDVQRLLLLNSTSRGDTLDDVVRAYAGDTLAGCILTKIDEAASLATVLDVIMRHGLKLQYVSNGQRVPEDLHLPNRSYLLHRAFKDVPESSPHKYDGLEPGLMMASAGMVAVGGSRG from the coding sequence ATGAACGTCAGAAAATTCATCGCAGCCAACGCAAGGGACGCCTTGCGTAAAGTAAAAGAAACTCTTGGTAACGACGCGATCATTCTTTCGAATCGCGGCGTGCCGGGCGGTGTCGAGATCATGGCTGTGGCTGCGCGCGACATGGCGATGATTGTTCCCACCCAGGTTCAAGAAAAAACACTACAGGAGAGAAAAGTTCCGGAAAGCCATCCGGATGACGACTATCGTGTTGTTCTGAGTTCGGCGCGAGCAAGAGTCTCACAGCCGCCGCAGCCTACCGTGGTTCCTCCGCCGTCATCGGCGCAATATCAGGCGCACGTGTCAAAGCAAGCAGCAATGCTGGTCAATGCGGGCATTCCCAGAACCGGGGCAATGCGGCAGATGGAACATGGCCGCCCTAGCCCAACGACCGCGGCTCCCTCGAGAGTAGCTCCGATTTCCACCCCGCCAGCCTCTGCAGCGGTTCAGACGAGTGTGCCGCGCCGCCCGGAGGCGGAAGTAGTGCCGATGGAGGTGATGGACGAGATTCGCTCATTGCGCAAAATTGTTGAGCAGCACTTGGCTGGCTTCGCGTGGGGTGAGTCTGCTCGCTCCGAGCCGGTAAAGACAGATATCTTGCGTCAGATGCTCGATGCCGGGTTTTCCCCTCAGTTTTCCCGCGAACTGCTTTCTGACCTACCGCGTGAAATGAATGGTTTGGAGGCAATGGCATGGGTCAAGGGGGCGGCTGATCGTTCGCTTCTGACGATCGGCAACGAAAACGATATCGTTGACCGAGGTGGCGTCTATGCGTTGGTTGGACCGACCGGTGTAGGGAAAACAACGACAACTGCGAAGCTTGCTGCGCGCTGCGTGTTGCGCCACGGCCCGAGTAAGGTGGCATTGGTTACAACAGATGGGTATCGAATTGGTGCACATGAGCAACTGCGTATCTATGGTCGTATCCTTGGCGTCTCCGTTCACTTGGTCAAGGACGCTAATGAACTACGTCAGACCTTGATTGAGTTGCAGCATAAGCATATGGTGCTGATCGATACAATGGGTATGAGTCAGAGAGACAAGCTGGTCCCTGAGTTGACCGACATGCTTTCTGGCTGCGACGTACAACGATTGTTGTTGCTGAACTCAACTTCGCGAGGTGACACGCTGGATGACGTCGTTCGAGCCTACGCGGGTGACACGCTGGCTGGTTGCATTTTGACAAAGATCGACGAGGCAGCAAGTCTGGCTACCGTCCTGGATGTCATCATGCGCCACGGTTTGAAGCTTCAATACGTTTCCAATGGACAGCGAGTGCCGGAAGATTTGCATCTGCCTAATCGTAGCTATCTCTTGCATCGTGCGTTCAAAGATGTCCCGGAAAGCTCTCCCCATAAATATGACGGCCTTGAACCAGGATTGATGATGGCTAGCGCAGGGATGGTTGCGGTTGGAGGCAGCCGTGGCTGA
- the flgC gene encoding flagellar basal body rod protein FlgC, whose product MSLFNVFQVSSSAMTAQSMRLNAVASNLANADSIVSSDGQPYRAKQVVFEATPMGGVGDISKGVRVRQVVDDASPPRIVYDPKNPAADEKGYVAFPNVNVVEEMTNMISASRSYQTNVEVMNTAKTMMLRTLQIGQ is encoded by the coding sequence ATGAGCCTGTTTAACGTATTTCAGGTGTCCTCGAGCGCCATGACGGCGCAGTCGATGCGCCTCAACGCGGTGGCCTCCAATCTGGCCAATGCGGACAGCATCGTGTCATCGGACGGACAGCCTTACCGGGCTAAACAGGTCGTATTCGAGGCGACGCCGATGGGGGGCGTTGGTGATATTTCAAAGGGGGTACGTGTGCGTCAAGTGGTCGATGATGCCTCTCCACCTCGCATCGTGTATGACCCCAAGAATCCTGCAGCTGATGAAAAAGGCTACGTTGCCTTCCCGAATGTCAATGTGGTTGAAGAAATGACCAACATGATTTCCGCCTCGCGCTCGTACCAGACGAACGTCGAGGTCATGAATACCGCAAAGACCATGATGCTGCGCACTCTGCAGATTGGTCAATAA
- the flgM gene encoding flagellar biosynthesis anti-sigma factor FlgM: protein MKIDSTYNPATTQPAPRAATRPSNEASSNAESVSLSHLASTFQGAEKPPVNAARIQEIKEAIAQGRFKVNPEAIADGLIQSARDLLDSQRKA, encoded by the coding sequence ATGAAAATCGACAGCACATATAATCCTGCCACTACGCAGCCCGCCCCACGTGCGGCTACTCGCCCGTCGAATGAAGCGTCATCAAACGCTGAATCGGTGAGCCTGAGTCATTTGGCAAGCACCTTCCAAGGCGCTGAGAAACCGCCGGTTAATGCGGCACGTATTCAGGAAATTAAGGAAGCAATCGCCCAAGGCCGTTTCAAGGTCAATCCAGAAGCGATTGCTGATGGATTGATTCAGTCCGCACGTGACCTGCTTGATTCCCAGCGCAAGGCTTGA
- the flgB gene encoding flagellar basal body rod protein FlgB: MANIAQNFSVLSKALDLRTQRHQVLASNIANADTPNFKARDIDFKSAMQNALAGRADTGPLSMAATSTGHQMGNGASGPGAMQYRTETQSAVDGNTVDMDVERAQITDNALQYQILTQLISNKFQGLRSAMSSTQS, encoded by the coding sequence ATGGCAAATATCGCGCAAAACTTCTCGGTTCTAAGCAAGGCTCTCGATTTGCGTACACAGCGCCATCAGGTGCTGGCATCGAATATCGCCAATGCTGATACGCCGAATTTCAAGGCTCGCGATATTGATTTCAAGTCGGCCATGCAGAACGCGTTGGCTGGCCGTGCCGATACAGGGCCGTTGAGCATGGCGGCGACCTCCACTGGACATCAAATGGGCAATGGAGCGAGTGGTCCTGGTGCCATGCAATATCGCACCGAGACACAGTCTGCCGTTGATGGCAACACCGTCGATATGGATGTCGAGCGCGCCCAGATTACGGATAACGCCCTTCAGTACCAGATTCTTACCCAATTGATTAGCAACAAGTTCCAGGGCTTGCGTAGTGCTATGAGTTCCACTCAAAGCTAA
- a CDS encoding RNA polymerase sigma factor FliA, producing the protein MYTAAGQPDRDQLVQRFMPLVKRIAYHLMARLPPSVQFDDLVQNGMLGLLDAIDRFQEGFGAQFETYATQRVRGAMLDGLRENDWLPRNLRRELRRIETTINQLEHEYGRAPSEKELADALGMSLADYQRTLQEARGHQIVYYEDFSGSSDEDFLERHFTDNEADPVSILEDRGVKEQLVQAIGLLPEREKMMMALYYEQDLNLREIGEVMGVTESRVCQLHTQAIARLRSRIVGEVPAATKRRKEKAGG; encoded by the coding sequence ATGTATACCGCTGCCGGGCAGCCTGATAGGGACCAGTTGGTTCAGCGCTTCATGCCGCTGGTGAAGCGTATTGCCTATCATCTGATGGCTCGTTTGCCGCCTAGCGTGCAATTCGACGATCTCGTCCAGAACGGGATGCTTGGCTTGCTTGACGCTATAGATCGTTTTCAGGAAGGTTTCGGGGCTCAGTTTGAGACCTACGCAACACAACGAGTTCGTGGTGCCATGCTGGATGGCTTACGAGAAAACGATTGGTTGCCACGAAATTTGCGTCGGGAGTTGCGTCGCATAGAAACGACAATCAACCAGCTTGAGCATGAATATGGACGTGCGCCATCAGAAAAGGAGCTGGCTGACGCGTTGGGTATGTCCTTGGCTGACTACCAACGGACGCTACAGGAGGCGCGCGGACATCAGATTGTCTATTACGAAGATTTTTCGGGTTCGAGCGATGAGGATTTTCTAGAGCGGCACTTTACAGACAACGAGGCTGATCCGGTAAGTATCCTGGAAGATCGGGGTGTAAAGGAGCAATTAGTGCAGGCTATTGGTTTGCTGCCGGAGCGCGAAAAAATGATGATGGCGCTGTACTACGAGCAGGATCTAAATTTGCGGGAGATCGGCGAAGTTATGGGGGTCACTGAGTCGCGCGTTTGCCAGCTGCATACTCAGGCTATCGCACGACTACGCAGCCGTATTGTCGGTGAGGTTCCTGCAGCCACGAAACGTCGCAAGGAGAAGGCTGGTGGATAA